One part of the Bdellovibrio sp. KM01 genome encodes these proteins:
- a CDS encoding class I SAM-dependent methyltransferase translates to MSKQAMKQEFFSVVADKRKNVVRQDRTPFEPGLCHITVNGFRCDVLNLSTFGCAILVAETDYAAFRAAFGIHNHPEAALTYKDIKTQNIKLRWVRNEPYALSPFSQMLVAFEVMEEPLQIERIQALQATTTVIEKQTEYAVALSQLPAEFKNYVYEMKDWLEKLKAQVDTLEANAPKDSIEECQEYKATIATQLSQYLGHVIPGSYAKIPELIKDLSPEQLKWATEFAREQVGHLIYGAPFASRAYYKPRGYAGDYEMMNHLYRNELVGKTLFDQCMHKYFIDEPAGAAVKNRGTYLFEKISALVQASPTDKPLKFLSIASGPAMEQQLFLKNKKEFYGRTLEFTCLDQDEESLKHAQRRLLTLERSVKSGFNYRFNNMAIKNVIAMGCPEQDYDMIYSAGLFDYFTEHVAHMAAKQMLNSVKDGGHIIIGNFSKTNPCVPFMELILDWHLIYRSEEDLLRIFNGLGSKIWIEKEPLGVNLFVVIKK, encoded by the coding sequence ATGAGCAAACAAGCGATGAAGCAAGAATTCTTCAGTGTGGTCGCAGATAAACGCAAAAACGTGGTTCGTCAGGATCGCACCCCTTTTGAGCCCGGTCTTTGCCACATCACGGTCAATGGGTTTCGCTGCGACGTTTTAAATCTAAGCACCTTTGGTTGCGCGATACTTGTTGCGGAAACAGACTATGCGGCTTTCAGGGCAGCCTTTGGTATACACAATCATCCTGAAGCGGCTCTGACTTATAAAGACATCAAAACTCAAAACATAAAACTGCGTTGGGTGCGCAACGAACCCTATGCCCTATCGCCGTTTTCGCAAATGCTGGTCGCTTTTGAAGTTATGGAAGAGCCACTACAGATCGAACGCATTCAAGCTTTGCAAGCGACGACAACTGTTATCGAAAAACAAACTGAATACGCCGTGGCTTTGTCTCAACTTCCGGCTGAATTTAAAAACTATGTCTATGAAATGAAAGACTGGTTAGAGAAGTTAAAAGCCCAGGTCGACACCTTAGAGGCGAACGCTCCTAAGGACAGTATTGAAGAGTGCCAGGAATATAAAGCCACCATCGCAACTCAACTATCACAGTATTTGGGTCATGTGATTCCCGGTTCTTACGCCAAGATTCCAGAACTGATTAAAGATCTTTCACCAGAGCAGTTAAAATGGGCTACTGAATTTGCTCGAGAGCAAGTGGGTCACTTGATTTATGGGGCACCTTTTGCAAGTCGTGCCTACTATAAGCCGCGTGGCTATGCGGGTGATTATGAAATGATGAATCACCTTTATCGGAATGAATTGGTCGGTAAAACTCTGTTCGATCAATGCATGCATAAATACTTTATTGATGAACCGGCTGGTGCTGCGGTTAAAAATCGCGGAACCTACTTATTCGAAAAAATATCTGCGTTGGTGCAAGCATCTCCAACTGATAAGCCCCTCAAATTTTTATCAATTGCCAGCGGCCCTGCGATGGAGCAGCAGCTCTTTTTAAAAAACAAAAAAGAATTTTACGGCCGAACGCTCGAATTCACCTGCCTTGATCAAGACGAAGAATCCCTGAAACATGCTCAGCGCCGCTTACTGACGTTAGAGCGTTCTGTAAAGTCAGGATTCAATTATCGATTTAATAATATGGCCATTAAGAATGTGATCGCGATGGGTTGTCCCGAGCAGGATTATGACATGATTTACTCTGCTGGCTTGTTTGACTACTTCACGGAACACGTTGCACACATGGCTGCAAAGCAAATGTTGAACTCAGTGAAAGACGGCGGACACATTATCATTGGCAACTTCAGCAAAACAAATCCTTGTGTTCCCTTTATGGAGCTGATACTGGATTGGCACTTAATTTATAGATCTGAAGAAGATCTTTTAC